A genomic region of Streptomyces sp. R33 contains the following coding sequences:
- the moeZ gene encoding adenylyltransferase/sulfurtransferase MoeZ: MSLPPLVEPAAELTVDEVRRYSRHLIIPDVGMDGQKRLKNAKVLAVGAGGLGSPALMYLAAAGVGTLGIVEFDEVDESNLQRQIIHSQSDIGRSKAESARDSVLGINPYVNVVLHEERLEAENVMEIFSQYDLIVDGTDNFATRYLVNDACVLLNKPYVWGSIYRFDGQASVFWSEHGPCYRCLYPEPPPPGMVPSCAEGGVLGVLCASIGSIQVTEAIKVLTGVGEPLVGRLMIYDALEMQYRQVKVRKDPDCAVCGPNATVTELIDYEAFCGVVSEEAQEAALGSTITPKQLKEWIDNDEPIEIIDVREINEYEIVSIPGAKLIPKGEFLMGTALQDLPQDKRIVLHCKTGVRSAEVLAVLKSAGFADAVHVGGGVIGWVHQIEPEKPVY; the protein is encoded by the coding sequence GTGTCGCTGCCACCCCTGGTCGAGCCAGCTGCTGAGCTCACCGTTGACGAGGTCCGCCGGTACTCGCGTCACCTGATCATCCCCGACGTCGGGATGGACGGCCAGAAGCGCCTGAAGAACGCCAAGGTGCTGGCCGTGGGTGCGGGCGGCCTCGGTTCCCCCGCCCTCATGTACCTGGCCGCGGCCGGTGTGGGCACGCTGGGCATCGTGGAGTTCGACGAGGTCGACGAGTCGAACCTGCAGCGCCAGATCATCCACAGCCAGTCGGACATCGGCCGGTCCAAGGCCGAGTCCGCCCGTGACAGCGTGCTGGGCATCAACCCGTACGTGAACGTGGTCCTTCACGAAGAGCGGCTCGAGGCCGAGAACGTGATGGAGATCTTCAGCCAGTACGACCTCATCGTCGACGGCACGGACAACTTCGCCACGCGCTACCTCGTCAACGACGCGTGCGTACTGCTGAACAAGCCGTACGTGTGGGGCTCGATCTACCGCTTCGACGGCCAGGCCTCGGTCTTCTGGTCCGAGCACGGGCCGTGCTACCGCTGCCTGTACCCGGAGCCGCCGCCGCCGGGCATGGTCCCGAGCTGCGCCGAGGGCGGGGTGCTGGGCGTGCTCTGCGCGTCCATCGGGTCCATCCAGGTGACGGAGGCCATCAAGGTCCTCACCGGCGTCGGCGAGCCGCTGGTCGGCCGCCTGATGATCTACGACGCCCTGGAGATGCAGTACCGCCAGGTCAAGGTCCGCAAGGACCCCGACTGCGCGGTGTGCGGCCCGAACGCGACGGTCACCGAGCTCATCGACTACGAGGCCTTCTGCGGCGTCGTGTCGGAGGAGGCGCAGGAGGCGGCGCTCGGCTCCACGATCACTCCGAAGCAGCTCAAGGAGTGGATCGACAACGACGAGCCGATCGAGATCATCGACGTCCGCGAGATCAACGAGTACGAGATCGTCTCGATCCCCGGCGCGAAGCTGATCCCCAAGGGCGAGTTCCTGATGGGCACCGCCCTCCAGGACCTCCCGCAGGACAAGCGCATCGTCTTGCACTGCAAGACGGGTGTCCGCAGTGCGGAAGTCCTCGCGGTCCTGAAGTCCGCGGGCTTCGCGGACGCGGTACACGTCGGCGGCGGTGTGATCGGCTGGGTCCACCAGATCGAGCCCGAGAAGCCGGTCTACTAG
- a CDS encoding YbhN family protein, with the protein MIRDQEETEVTTKEQGVSPPDGAAEDDGTRPDPHPGPGPGKLPDEPPGRAAPGPRARANAGAGAGAEDAAGAGNEPGADGPHGRASAPADQVEVDEPLLAARVHRPSDLVRLLVGVLGIAVVLAIAAFAHRTTAGLEADISQGTGAAPDLLIKVAGLVSSIAVLLVPVAFAIERLIKRDGLRIADGVLAAVLAHGVTLATDLWVSQAASDTIQEALTRPTSVGGPITDPVHGYLAPVIAYMTAVGMTRRPRWRVALWVVLLLDAFAMLVSGYTTPFSIILTVLIGWSVAYGTLYAVGSPNVRPTGQTLLAGLRRVGFKPVSAMRAELPDGADASEVSDRGRRYHVTLEDGPPLDVTVVDREQQAHGFFYRVWRRLTLRGITTRRSLQSLRQALEQEALLAYAAIAAGANAPKLIATSELGPDAVMLVYEHLDGRPLDALADEEITDDLTRSTWKQVRALQSRRIAHRRLTGDALVVDRSGNVVLTDLRGGEIAAGDLVLRMDIAQLLTTLGLRVGAERAVASAVSVLGPDAVADCLPLLQPIALSRSTRATLRRLARERADRQREAVLESSRAAKAAREAAAEEAKPDRQTGKAGKPGAKAAAVTAAEKKAEKKALDDALDGAREEDLLSQIRQQVLLIRPQAPVEPARLERIRPRTLVSFIAGAFGAYFLLTQLAHVDFATIVGEAEWGWVGAALAFSALTYFAAAMSLLGFVPERVPFLRTVVAQVAGSFVKLVAPAAVGGVALNTRFLQRAGIRPGLAVASVGASQLFGLASHILLLLAFGYLTGTEKTPEMTPSRTVIAGLLTVAVLVLVVTAVPILRKFVATRVRALFAGVVPRMLDVLQRPQKLMTGIGGMLLLTGCFVMCLDASIRAFGGGQAISYASIAVVFLAGNALGSAAPTPGGIGAVETTLTLGLIAAGLDKEVAISAVLLFRLMTFWLPVLPGWISFNYLTRKEAI; encoded by the coding sequence GTGATACGTGATCAAGAAGAGACGGAAGTGACGACGAAGGAGCAGGGTGTGAGTCCTCCGGACGGCGCGGCTGAGGACGACGGCACGCGCCCGGACCCGCACCCCGGGCCCGGGCCCGGGAAGCTCCCCGACGAGCCCCCCGGCCGGGCCGCACCCGGCCCCCGGGCCCGGGCCAACGCCGGAGCCGGAGCCGGAGCCGAGGATGCAGCCGGAGCCGGGAACGAGCCCGGCGCCGACGGGCCGCACGGGCGCGCCTCCGCGCCCGCCGACCAGGTCGAGGTCGACGAGCCGCTGCTCGCCGCCCGCGTCCACCGCCCCTCCGACCTCGTACGCCTGCTCGTCGGTGTCCTCGGCATCGCCGTCGTCCTCGCCATCGCCGCCTTCGCCCACCGCACCACCGCCGGCCTCGAAGCCGACATCTCCCAGGGCACCGGTGCCGCGCCCGATCTGCTGATCAAGGTCGCCGGGCTGGTGTCCAGCATCGCCGTGCTGCTCGTACCCGTGGCCTTCGCCATCGAGCGGCTGATCAAGCGGGACGGACTGCGCATCGCCGACGGCGTGCTCGCCGCGGTCCTCGCGCACGGCGTCACCCTGGCCACGGACCTGTGGGTCTCCCAGGCCGCCTCCGACACCATCCAGGAAGCCCTCACCCGTCCCACCAGCGTCGGCGGCCCCATCACCGACCCGGTGCACGGCTACCTCGCGCCCGTCATCGCGTACATGACCGCCGTCGGCATGACCCGCAGGCCGCGCTGGCGGGTCGCGCTGTGGGTGGTGCTGCTGCTCGACGCCTTCGCGATGCTGGTCAGCGGGTACACCACCCCGTTCTCGATCATCCTGACCGTGCTGATCGGCTGGAGCGTCGCGTACGGGACCCTGTACGCCGTCGGCTCGCCGAACGTCCGCCCCACCGGGCAGACCCTCCTCGCCGGCCTGCGCCGGGTCGGCTTCAAGCCGGTCAGCGCCATGCGCGCGGAGCTCCCGGACGGCGCCGACGCCTCGGAGGTGAGCGACCGGGGCCGCCGGTACCACGTCACGCTGGAGGACGGCCCGCCGCTCGACGTCACCGTCGTCGACCGCGAGCAGCAGGCGCACGGGTTCTTCTACCGGGTCTGGCGCCGGCTCACCCTGCGCGGCATCACGACCCGGCGCAGCCTCCAGTCGCTGCGCCAGGCACTGGAGCAGGAGGCGCTCCTCGCGTACGCGGCCATCGCGGCCGGGGCCAACGCGCCGAAGCTGATCGCCACCTCCGAACTCGGCCCGGACGCCGTGATGCTCGTGTACGAGCACCTGGACGGCCGGCCCCTCGACGCGCTCGCCGACGAGGAGATCACCGACGACCTGACCCGCAGCACGTGGAAGCAGGTACGGGCCCTCCAGTCGCGGCGGATCGCGCACCGGCGGCTCACCGGCGACGCGCTCGTGGTGGATCGTTCCGGCAATGTCGTCCTCACCGACCTGCGCGGCGGCGAGATCGCGGCCGGCGACCTGGTGCTCCGGATGGACATCGCGCAGCTGCTGACCACGCTCGGCCTGCGGGTCGGCGCGGAGCGCGCGGTGGCCTCGGCGGTGTCGGTGCTCGGCCCGGACGCGGTGGCGGACTGCCTGCCGCTGCTCCAGCCGATCGCACTGAGCCGCTCCACCCGGGCGACGCTGCGCAGGCTGGCCCGGGAGCGGGCCGACCGGCAGCGGGAGGCCGTACTGGAGTCTTCGCGGGCGGCGAAGGCGGCACGCGAGGCGGCTGCGGAGGAGGCGAAGCCGGACCGGCAGACGGGCAAGGCGGGCAAGCCCGGGGCCAAGGCGGCGGCGGTCACGGCCGCGGAGAAGAAGGCCGAGAAGAAGGCGCTGGACGACGCGCTCGACGGGGCCCGCGAGGAGGACCTGCTGAGCCAGATCCGCCAGCAGGTGCTGCTGATCCGCCCACAGGCGCCGGTGGAGCCGGCCCGGCTGGAGCGGATCCGGCCGCGCACGCTGGTGTCGTTCATCGCGGGCGCGTTCGGTGCGTATTTCCTGCTCACGCAGCTGGCGCACGTGGACTTCGCGACGATCGTCGGCGAGGCGGAGTGGGGCTGGGTGGGGGCCGCGCTGGCCTTCTCGGCCCTGACGTACTTCGCGGCGGCCATGAGCCTGCTGGGCTTCGTGCCGGAGCGGGTGCCGTTCCTGCGGACGGTGGTCGCGCAGGTGGCGGGGTCCTTCGTGAAGCTGGTGGCACCGGCGGCGGTCGGCGGTGTCGCACTGAACACGCGGTTCCTGCAGCGGGCCGGGATCCGGCCGGGGCTGGCGGTGGCGAGCGTGGGTGCCTCGCAGCTGTTCGGGCTGGCGAGCCACATCCTGCTGCTGCTGGCCTTCGGCTACCTGACGGGCACCGAGAAGACCCCGGAGATGACCCCGTCCCGGACGGTCATCGCGGGTCTGCTGACGGTGGCGGTGCTGGTGCTGGTGGTGACGGCGGTGCCGATCCTGCGGAAGTTCGTGGCGACGCGGGTGCGGGCGCTGTTCGCGGGTGTCGTGCCGCGCATGCTGGACGTGCTCCAGCGGCCGCAGAAGCTCATGACGGGCATCGGCGGCATGCTGCTGCTGACCGGCTGCTTCGTGATGTGCCTGGACGCGTCGATCCGGGCGTTCGGGGGCGGCCAGGCCATCAGCTACGCGAGCATCGCGGTGGTCTTCCTTGCGGGCAACGCCCTGGGGTCCGCGGCGCCGACGCCGGGCGGTATCGGCGCGGTGGAGACGACCCTGACGCTGGGCCTGATCGCCGCCGGGCTGGACAAGGAGGTCGCCATCTCGGCGGTGCTGCTGTTCCGCCTGATGACGTTCTGGCTGCCGGTGCTGCCGGGCTGGATCTCGTTCAACTACCTGACCCGCAAGGAAGCCATCTAG
- a CDS encoding alpha/beta hydrolase encodes MSRNLLRGAVAVVVALGLAGVSGCSDESEKKPEAGGTPGAAPLKWGECEAPTVAEGGGQAPPKDWECATLHVPLDYAKPEGETIPLALIRAKARDKGKRLGSLVFNFGGPGGSGISTLPGAAKEYEALRSRYDLVSFDPRGVGRSAPVRCEDDKQLDAYYAQDSSPETPAEEKAFVGNIDKYQQACKDNSGRLLPYVGTENAARDLDRIRQALGDDKLNYFGISYGTELGGVYAHLFPKNVGRAVFDAVVDPTKTSEEGALGQAKGFQLALGNFAQDCVNRGDECRLQGSTAKEIEDNIIKLQKSLADKPIPGIGTRMLTDSAATNGIAQALYSQELWPLLEQGLDEAEGGQGQLLMTLSDALNGRDQQGHYSNIGAANTAINCADFKDRFTLEQTKAKLPAFRAASPVFGDFLGWALMSCTDWPVPGAWETPDVSAPGAAPILVIGNTGDPATPYEGARKMVERLGPGVGVELTYKGEGHGAYNSGDKCVQQAVNSYLLDGKVPAADTVCTASQNPSGTPVAPEPPPQGA; translated from the coding sequence ATGTCGAGAAACCTCCTGCGGGGTGCCGTTGCCGTTGTCGTTGCCCTTGGGCTGGCCGGGGTCAGTGGGTGTTCCGACGAGAGCGAGAAGAAGCCCGAGGCCGGCGGGACCCCGGGTGCCGCGCCGCTGAAGTGGGGGGAGTGCGAGGCGCCCACCGTCGCCGAAGGCGGGGGGCAGGCGCCGCCCAAGGACTGGGAGTGCGCCACGCTCCACGTGCCCCTCGACTACGCCAAGCCCGAGGGCGAGACCATTCCGCTCGCGCTGATCCGGGCCAAGGCGCGGGACAAGGGCAAGCGGCTCGGGTCGCTCGTGTTCAACTTCGGCGGTCCCGGGGGGTCCGGGATCAGTACGCTGCCCGGCGCCGCCAAGGAGTACGAGGCCCTCCGCTCGCGGTACGACCTCGTGAGCTTCGACCCGCGCGGCGTCGGCCGCAGCGCCCCCGTCCGGTGCGAGGACGACAAGCAGCTCGACGCCTACTACGCCCAGGACTCCAGCCCCGAGACACCGGCCGAGGAGAAGGCCTTCGTCGGCAACATCGACAAGTACCAGCAGGCCTGCAAGGACAACTCCGGCCGCCTGCTGCCGTACGTCGGCACCGAGAACGCCGCCCGCGACCTCGACCGGATCCGCCAGGCCCTCGGCGACGACAAGCTGAACTACTTCGGGATCTCCTACGGCACCGAGCTCGGCGGGGTCTACGCCCACCTCTTCCCGAAGAACGTCGGCCGGGCCGTCTTCGACGCCGTCGTCGATCCGACCAAGACCTCCGAGGAGGGGGCACTGGGCCAGGCCAAGGGGTTCCAGCTGGCCCTCGGCAACTTCGCGCAGGACTGCGTGAACCGCGGCGACGAGTGCCGGCTCCAGGGCAGCACCGCCAAGGAGATCGAGGACAACATCATCAAGCTGCAGAAGAGCCTGGCCGACAAGCCCATCCCCGGCATCGGCACGCGGATGCTCACCGACTCCGCCGCGACCAACGGCATCGCGCAGGCCCTGTACTCCCAGGAGCTGTGGCCGCTGCTGGAGCAGGGGCTGGACGAGGCCGAAGGCGGGCAGGGGCAGCTGCTGATGACGCTGTCCGACGCGCTCAACGGCCGTGACCAGCAGGGGCACTACAGCAACATCGGCGCCGCCAACACGGCGATCAACTGCGCCGACTTCAAGGACCGGTTCACGCTCGAGCAGACGAAGGCGAAGCTGCCGGCCTTCCGCGCCGCCTCTCCCGTCTTCGGGGACTTCCTCGGCTGGGCCCTGATGAGCTGCACCGACTGGCCGGTCCCGGGCGCCTGGGAGACCCCGGACGTCTCGGCCCCCGGCGCCGCGCCCATCCTGGTGATCGGCAACACCGGCGACCCGGCCACCCCGTACGAGGGCGCCCGCAAGATGGTGGAGCGGCTCGGCCCCGGCGTCGGTGTGGAGCTCACGTACAAGGGCGAGGGGCACGGGGCGTACAACAGCGGCGACAAGTGCGTGCAGCAGGCGGTGAACTCCTACCTGCTGGACGGGAAGGTCCCCGCCGCCGACACGGTCTGCACCGCTTCGCAGAACCCCTCCGGGACGCCCGTCGCACCGGAGCCCCCGCCGCAGGGCGCCTGA
- a CDS encoding ATP-dependent helicase, protein MTSPSDRSERRRTRTPDAYRLVRTGPQRVDPPVLDAAQQAVVDHAHGPLLVLAGPGTGKTTTLVEAAAARVEAGTDPARILILTFSRKAAVELRDRAALRLGGARAPQATTFHSFCYGLVRAHQDTDLFADPLRLLSGPEQDVTVRTLLEGQRHIRSIRWPDDLRAALTTRGFADEVRAVLARARELGLGPTALDAFATRLGRPDWKAAAAFLSEYLDVLDMQGTLDYAELVHRAVLLAERTPSLTGAYDVIYVDEYQDTDASQMRLLRALAGPAGTLVAFGDPDQSIYAFRGADINNILDFEGSFPGASVHALTVARRSGADLLAATRLLTTRMPVPRLPSEAVRAHRALTPVREGGAVEVFTYPTAGAELDNIADILRRAHLEDGVPWQDMAVLVRAGGRTLPAMRRALISAGVPAETDGSDTPLRHEPAITPLLTALRTAATPATADGRPSPAPASAAADTAGPGLPGPGTAPDCEPAAADDGAPGPSAGDGGEAERSDGEGGDGAGSGHASGEGEGWVGVEAALALLSSPLGGMDAADLRRLGRALRDEERAAGIKVPAPSDVLLARALAEPERLTAHDPAYARGAQRLGLLLRKARELLQGGGTAEEALWTLWEGTPWPQRLERGARRGGAAGRNADRDLDAVCALFDTAARAEERTGGRGALNFLEQLEAEDIAADTLTTRATRSEAVRLMTAHRSKGLEWRLVVVAGVQEGLWPDLRRRGSLLEADRIGRDGLAEPLTPGALLAEERRLFYVAATRARDRLVVTAVKAPAEDGDQPSRFLTELGVTPKDVSGRPRRPLAVPALVAELRATTVDPDASPALRDAAARRLARLAALTDEDDRPLVPAAHPQRWWGLYEPTRSSVPLRDRDRPVTLSGSALDQLANTCSLQWFLGREVKADAPSTAAQGFGNVVHVLADEVASGRTPADLAVLMERLDSVWDALAFDAPWKSRQEKDNARAALERFLRWHTTDRAGRAAVATEHAFDVTLEAGDHTVRIRGSMDRVESDPQGRAYVVDFKTGKAAPTKDEVARHPQLAVYQLAVREGAVDEVFDGLRPEAGGAELVQLRQGAAQRDGGDAVPKIQAQQPLNGEWVGDLLATAAGRVLDERFAPATGKHCDHCSFRSSCSARPEGRQTVE, encoded by the coding sequence ATCACCTCTCCATCCGACCGCTCCGAGCGGCGGCGTACGCGGACCCCTGACGCGTACCGCCTCGTGCGCACCGGGCCGCAGCGGGTGGATCCCCCTGTTCTGGACGCAGCGCAGCAGGCGGTGGTTGATCACGCCCACGGGCCGCTTCTCGTCCTGGCCGGACCGGGCACCGGGAAGACGACCACGCTGGTCGAGGCGGCCGCGGCCCGTGTCGAAGCCGGGACGGACCCCGCCCGGATCCTGATCCTCACCTTCAGCCGCAAGGCGGCGGTGGAGCTGCGCGACCGGGCCGCCCTGCGGCTCGGCGGGGCGCGGGCTCCGCAGGCCACCACTTTCCACTCCTTCTGCTACGGGCTGGTCCGCGCCCACCAGGACACCGACCTGTTCGCGGATCCGCTGCGCCTGCTGTCCGGTCCGGAGCAGGACGTGACCGTCCGCACCCTGCTGGAGGGCCAGCGGCACATCCGGTCCATCCGCTGGCCGGACGACCTGCGGGCCGCGCTGACCACGCGCGGCTTCGCCGACGAGGTCCGCGCGGTGCTCGCCCGCGCCCGCGAGCTGGGCCTCGGCCCGACGGCGCTGGACGCGTTCGCTACCCGGCTGGGCCGCCCGGACTGGAAGGCGGCGGCCGCGTTCCTCTCCGAGTACCTGGACGTCCTCGACATGCAGGGCACGCTGGACTACGCGGAGCTGGTCCACCGGGCGGTCCTGCTGGCGGAACGCACCCCGTCCCTCACCGGCGCCTACGACGTGATCTACGTGGACGAGTACCAGGACACGGACGCCTCCCAGATGCGCCTGCTGCGGGCCCTGGCCGGGCCGGCGGGCACGCTGGTCGCGTTCGGCGACCCGGACCAGTCGATCTACGCCTTCCGCGGCGCCGACATCAACAACATCCTGGACTTCGAGGGTTCCTTCCCGGGCGCGTCGGTGCACGCCCTGACGGTGGCCCGGCGCTCGGGCGCCGACCTCCTGGCGGCGACCCGCCTCCTGACCACCCGCATGCCGGTCCCGCGCCTCCCCTCGGAGGCGGTCCGCGCCCACCGCGCCCTGACCCCGGTCCGGGAGGGCGGCGCGGTGGAGGTGTTCACGTACCCCACGGCCGGGGCCGAGCTGGACAACATCGCCGACATCCTGCGCCGCGCGCACCTGGAGGACGGCGTTCCGTGGCAGGACATGGCCGTCCTGGTCCGCGCCGGCGGCCGCACCCTCCCGGCGATGCGCCGCGCCCTTATCTCGGCGGGAGTCCCGGCGGAAACGGACGGCTCGGACACCCCCCTGCGCCACGAACCGGCGATCACCCCCCTCCTCACAGCCCTCCGCACGGCCGCCACCCCGGCCACGGCCGACGGCCGCCCCTCCCCGGCCCCGGCCTCCGCCGCCGCGGACACGGCCGGCCCCGGCCTGCCCGGCCCCGGCACCGCACCGGACTGCGAGCCCGCCGCCGCCGACGACGGTGCCCCCGGGCCTTCCGCGGGCGACGGCGGCGAAGCCGAGCGTTCCGACGGCGAGGGCGGCGACGGCGCCGGGTCCGGGCACGCCTCGGGCGAGGGCGAAGGGTGGGTCGGGGTCGAGGCGGCGCTGGCGCTGCTGAGTTCGCCGCTCGGCGGGATGGACGCCGCCGATCTGCGGCGGCTCGGGCGGGCCCTGCGCGACGAGGAGCGGGCCGCCGGCATCAAGGTGCCGGCCCCCTCCGACGTCCTGCTCGCCCGCGCCCTCGCCGAGCCCGAACGGCTCACCGCCCACGACCCCGCCTACGCCCGCGGAGCACAGCGCCTCGGCCTGCTCCTGCGCAAGGCCCGCGAGCTCCTCCAGGGCGGCGGCACCGCCGAGGAGGCCCTGTGGACCCTCTGGGAGGGCACCCCCTGGCCCCAGCGCCTGGAGCGGGGCGCCCGCCGCGGCGGCGCGGCCGGCCGCAACGCCGACCGCGATCTCGACGCCGTCTGCGCGCTCTTCGACACCGCCGCCCGCGCCGAGGAGCGCACCGGCGGCCGCGGCGCCCTCAACTTCCTCGAACAGCTCGAGGCCGAGGACATCGCCGCCGACACCCTCACCACCCGCGCCACCCGCTCCGAGGCCGTCCGCCTCATGACCGCCCACCGTTCCAAGGGCCTGGAGTGGCGGCTCGTCGTCGTGGCCGGCGTACAGGAAGGGCTCTGGCCCGACCTGCGCCGACGCGGCTCCCTCCTCGAAGCCGACCGCATCGGCCGGGACGGCCTCGCCGAGCCCCTCACCCCCGGCGCGCTGCTCGCCGAGGAGCGCCGCCTCTTCTACGTCGCCGCCACCCGCGCCCGCGACCGCCTCGTCGTCACCGCCGTCAAGGCCCCCGCAGAGGACGGCGACCAGCCCTCCCGCTTCCTCACCGAACTCGGCGTCACCCCCAAGGACGTCAGCGGCCGACCCCGCCGGCCCCTCGCCGTCCCCGCGCTCGTCGCCGAGCTGCGCGCCACCACCGTCGACCCCGACGCCTCGCCCGCGCTGCGCGACGCCGCCGCCCGCCGCCTCGCCCGCCTCGCCGCGCTCACCGACGAGGACGACCGCCCGCTGGTCCCCGCCGCGCACCCGCAGCGCTGGTGGGGGCTGTACGAGCCCACCCGCAGCAGCGTCCCGCTGCGCGACCGGGACCGGCCCGTCACGCTCTCCGGCAGCGCCCTGGACCAGCTCGCCAACACCTGCTCCCTCCAGTGGTTCCTCGGCCGCGAGGTCAAGGCAGATGCCCCCTCCACCGCCGCGCAGGGCTTCGGCAACGTCGTCCACGTCCTCGCCGACGAGGTCGCCTCCGGCCGCACCCCCGCCGATCTCGCCGTCCTGATGGAACGCCTCGACTCCGTCTGGGACGCCCTCGCCTTCGACGCCCCCTGGAAATCCCGCCAGGAGAAGGACAACGCCCGCGCCGCCCTGGAGCGCTTCCTGCGCTGGCACACAACCGACCGCGCGGGCAGGGCGGCCGTGGCCACGGAGCACGCGTTCGACGTCACGCTCGAAGCGGGCGACCACACCGTCCGGATCCGGGGCTCCATGGACAGGGTCGAATCGGACCCCCAGGGGCGTGCGTACGTCGTGGACTTCAAGACCGGCAAGGCCGCGCCCACGAAGGACGAGGTCGCGCGGCACCCCCAGCTCGCCGTGTACCAGCTCGCCGTACGCGAAGGCGCCGTCGACGAGGTCTTCGACGGGCTGCGCCCCGAAGCGGGCGGTGCCGAGCTGGTACAGCTGCGCCAGGGCGCCGCCCAGCGCGACGGCGGCGACGCGGTGCCCAAGATCCAGGCGCAGCAGCCGCTGAACGGCGAATGGGTCGGCGACCTGCTCGCCACCGCCGCCGGCCGGGTCCTGGACGAGCGCTTCGCGCCCGCCACCGGCAAGCACTGCGACCACTGCTCCTTCCGCAGCTCGTGCAGCGCCCGCCCGGAGGGCCGGCAGACGGTGGAGTGA
- a CDS encoding spherulation-specific family 4 protein: MPHLTTAATAAAATEAGRLGLGVPGYAHPLLAPVEWAELTRPGTPLHWTVLNVTDGPGGRPDPHCTEAAAKLREAGGTMLGHLAMRDGARSFGELVSDAHRFLDWYRVGGFYLADAPADEAELAEVRRVADTLRGLGDGLRIVLGHGTHPYEGYAEAADQLVTFSGAWSDYRWSQVAEWTAEYPPERFCHLVHGVPRTHLEEAVRIARWQGAGTIWFTDRGGAAGRDPWASMPAYWDEIVSRIGTGVSE; the protein is encoded by the coding sequence GTGCCGCATCTGACGACGGCAGCCACGGCGGCCGCCGCGACCGAGGCGGGCCGCCTCGGCCTCGGCGTCCCCGGCTACGCCCACCCGCTGCTCGCCCCGGTCGAATGGGCCGAGCTGACCCGGCCCGGGACCCCGCTGCACTGGACGGTGCTCAACGTCACGGACGGGCCGGGCGGCCGGCCCGACCCGCACTGCACGGAGGCTGCGGCCAAGCTCCGGGAGGCCGGCGGCACCATGCTCGGTCATCTCGCGATGCGGGACGGGGCGCGGTCGTTCGGCGAGCTGGTCTCCGACGCCCACCGCTTCCTCGACTGGTACCGGGTGGGCGGCTTCTACCTGGCCGACGCCCCGGCGGACGAGGCCGAACTGGCCGAGGTGCGCCGGGTCGCCGACACCCTGCGCGGGCTCGGCGACGGCCTCCGCATCGTGCTGGGACACGGCACGCACCCGTACGAGGGCTACGCGGAGGCGGCCGACCAACTGGTCACCTTCTCCGGGGCCTGGTCGGACTACCGCTGGTCGCAGGTGGCGGAGTGGACCGCCGAGTACCCGCCCGAGCGCTTCTGCCACCTGGTCCACGGGGTGCCGCGGACGCACCTGGAGGAGGCCGTCCGGATCGCCCGCTGGCAGGGCGCCGGCACGATCTGGTTCACGGACCGGGGAGGCGCCGCCGGGCGCGATCCGTGGGCCTCGATGCCCGCGTACTGGGACGAAATCGTCTCGCGGATCGGGACGGGTGTCTCGGAATGA
- a CDS encoding MGMT family protein — protein MGGMSEELPAYAERVLEAAERIPPGRVMTYGDVAEWLGEGGPRQVGRVMALYGGAVPWWRVVRADGRPLPGSEHRALEHYRAEATPLRLTADGEARLNMPRARWDGPEEHAARDEGHI, from the coding sequence ATGGGCGGAATGAGCGAAGAGCTGCCCGCGTACGCGGAGCGGGTGCTGGAGGCGGCCGAGCGGATTCCGCCCGGCCGGGTGATGACGTACGGGGACGTCGCCGAATGGCTCGGCGAGGGCGGGCCGCGCCAAGTCGGGCGCGTGATGGCCCTGTACGGGGGAGCCGTGCCCTGGTGGCGGGTGGTCCGGGCGGACGGACGACCGCTGCCCGGCAGCGAGCACCGGGCCCTGGAGCACTACCGCGCGGAGGCCACCCCGCTGCGGCTGACCGCCGACGGCGAGGCCCGGCTGAACATGCCGCGGGCGCGCTGGGACGGGCCGGAGGAGCACGCCGCACGGGACGAGGGTCACATCTGA